Proteins found in one Syntrophorhabdaceae bacterium genomic segment:
- a CDS encoding V-type ATP synthase subunit E family protein: MTTDQSSTEKLREEILADAGREAEKIVIRAKQDAEALLTSAAAEADRLRQERLDHARTEAAHQSEMILATVPVEIDRLRAARVEALLATIYEEASEQLMAREGFEYRETVIALAAHPIRQMEGDAFVVKLSGADQAILGGALAEEIAGRVGRPVSITIANAPDTSEGGVIVEDGEARQVWDNRFLKRLERLWPELRRQIAMQANFVPKTGSGGNNP; encoded by the coding sequence ATGACGACGGATCAAAGCTCTACCGAAAAATTGCGTGAAGAGATCCTGGCAGATGCCGGGAGAGAGGCTGAAAAAATTGTCATTCGCGCGAAACAGGACGCGGAAGCTCTTCTGACCAGCGCTGCCGCAGAAGCGGACCGGTTGAGGCAGGAGCGGCTTGATCATGCCCGTACAGAGGCTGCTCACCAGAGTGAGATGATCCTGGCCACGGTTCCCGTCGAGATCGACCGGTTGCGCGCGGCCCGAGTTGAAGCGTTGCTCGCGACAATATACGAAGAAGCGAGTGAACAATTGATGGCCCGAGAAGGTTTTGAATATCGCGAGACCGTGATCGCCCTTGCAGCTCATCCGATACGCCAGATGGAAGGCGATGCCTTTGTCGTGAAGTTGTCAGGCGCAGACCAGGCCATCCTGGGCGGTGCCCTGGCGGAGGAGATCGCTGGCAGAGTCGGGCGGCCGGTAAGCATCACGATCGCGAACGCACCGGACACTTCAGAAGGCGGCGTTATCGTTGAGGATGGAGAAGCTCGCCAGGTGTGGGATAACCGCTTTTTGAAGAGGTTGGAACGGTTATGGCCGGAACTGAGGCGACAGATAGCAATGCAGGCGAACTTTGTCCCGAAAACAGGATCAGGAGGAAATAACCCATGA
- a CDS encoding V-type ATP synthase subunit A has product MTIASMTTEPMAIRISGPIVTAAGMYAAQMYEVVQVGSLGLVGEVVKLVGDHATIQVYEDTTMIKPGAPIRCTGAPLSVWLGPGLVGNIYDGIQRPLPGIQARSGAWIRRGEKVDPLDTEKLWTFEPLVKPGEVVAEGQAIGKVVETPLVDHLIMVPPELSGTVRSIVDKGNYKIVDTVAVVETTTGQHDITMLQRWPVRVPRPIRQRLRITEPLITGQRIIDTFFPIGKGGAAAIPGGFGTGKTITQHQLAKWSDADIIVFIGCGERGNEMTEVLREFPELKDPRSGRPLMERTILIANTSNMPVAAREVSIYTGITLAEYYRDMGRSVAVFADSTSRWAEALRELAARLEEMPAEEGFPASLPTRLAQFYERGGAVTTLAGDRASVSIVGAVSPPGGDFSEPVTQHTRRFIRCFWALDTELANARHYPSIHWLHSYSEYVEDVDLWWKKEAPDWVELRTEALTLLQREERLQQIVQLVGPDVLPDGQRLILFIAEIMKDGFLAQSAFDENDMYCAPERQVALLRIILTFYHRGRDLIQGGVPLMRIRSLNCVPQIMRAKSAFGNDELEKLEELKQMIAEETEALAKEYTKEGTLPCTPPST; this is encoded by the coding sequence ATGACCATTGCTTCCATGACTACTGAACCTATGGCAATCCGCATCAGCGGGCCCATTGTGACCGCCGCGGGCATGTACGCGGCACAGATGTATGAAGTTGTGCAGGTAGGCAGCCTGGGCTTGGTGGGAGAGGTGGTGAAGCTGGTTGGCGATCATGCCACCATTCAAGTGTATGAGGATACCACTATGATAAAGCCCGGAGCGCCAATTCGGTGCACGGGTGCGCCTCTATCCGTGTGGCTTGGCCCCGGGCTCGTTGGCAACATTTATGACGGTATACAGCGCCCGTTGCCCGGTATCCAGGCTCGTAGCGGCGCCTGGATACGGCGTGGCGAAAAGGTGGATCCTCTGGATACAGAGAAACTCTGGACCTTCGAGCCCCTTGTAAAACCCGGTGAGGTGGTAGCGGAAGGCCAGGCCATAGGCAAGGTCGTTGAGACGCCGCTGGTCGATCATCTGATCATGGTACCGCCGGAACTTTCCGGCACGGTCCGTTCCATTGTCGATAAGGGGAATTATAAAATTGTCGACACTGTGGCCGTTGTGGAAACAACAACAGGACAGCATGATATCACGATGCTTCAGCGATGGCCGGTGCGGGTGCCGCGTCCCATTCGCCAACGGTTGCGTATCACCGAACCGCTGATCACGGGGCAGCGCATCATTGACACCTTCTTCCCCATCGGCAAGGGCGGTGCCGCTGCAATCCCGGGAGGATTCGGCACGGGAAAGACGATCACCCAGCACCAGCTCGCGAAATGGTCTGATGCCGATATCATTGTGTTCATCGGTTGCGGGGAACGGGGTAATGAAATGACTGAGGTCCTCCGTGAGTTTCCGGAACTGAAAGATCCCCGTTCCGGCAGACCCCTGATGGAACGGACCATCCTCATTGCAAACACCTCGAACATGCCCGTGGCGGCCCGGGAAGTATCAATTTATACAGGCATTACCCTGGCGGAGTATTACAGGGACATGGGCCGATCCGTGGCGGTCTTTGCCGACTCGACGAGCCGTTGGGCGGAGGCCCTGCGCGAACTGGCGGCAAGGTTGGAAGAGATGCCCGCGGAAGAAGGCTTCCCGGCATCGTTGCCCACCCGGCTCGCGCAGTTTTATGAGCGCGGCGGTGCTGTTACCACCCTGGCTGGCGATCGGGCTTCGGTAAGCATCGTCGGAGCGGTTAGCCCGCCCGGCGGCGACTTTTCCGAACCTGTCACCCAGCACACGCGGCGTTTTATCCGCTGTTTTTGGGCACTTGATACAGAGCTGGCCAATGCGCGGCATTACCCTTCGATCCATTGGCTGCACTCGTACTCGGAGTACGTGGAAGATGTGGATCTCTGGTGGAAGAAAGAAGCTCCCGACTGGGTCGAGTTGCGCACGGAAGCACTGACGCTGCTCCAGCGGGAAGAACGTCTCCAGCAGATCGTTCAACTCGTGGGGCCGGATGTCCTGCCCGACGGGCAACGCTTGATCCTTTTTATTGCCGAGATCATGAAAGACGGTTTTCTCGCCCAAAGCGCCTTTGACGAAAACGATATGTACTGTGCGCCGGAACGGCAGGTCGCCCTTCTGCGTATCATACTTACCTTCTATCACAGGGGCCGTGACTTGATCCAGGGAGGGGTTCCGCTAATGCGAATCCGTTCTTTAAACTGTGTACCACAGATAATGCGGGCGAAGTCGGCTTTCGGCAACGATGAACTCGAAAAACTTGAGGAACTGAAACAGATGATCGCGGAAGAGACGGA
- a CDS encoding V-type ATP synthase subunit F: MKFYCIADEDTARGFRLAGINARVVVTAEEARSAIDETTERPDCGVIIITEKVAAWIRPQVEMIRLERERPLIVEIPGPEGPLPGRKSLREFVEEAVGVSVG, encoded by the coding sequence GTGAAGTTTTATTGTATTGCCGACGAGGACACAGCGCGAGGTTTCCGTTTGGCAGGCATAAACGCGCGGGTTGTAGTAACGGCAGAGGAGGCTCGGTCCGCTATCGATGAAACGACAGAGCGACCTGACTGCGGGGTGATCATCATCACCGAAAAGGTGGCAGCATGGATCAGGCCACAGGTGGAGATGATCCGACTGGAGAGGGAACGGCCGCTGATCGTTGAGATACCCGGGCCGGAAGGACCACTGCCAGGGCGTAAGAGCCTGCGTGAATTCGTAGAGGAAGCTGTGGGAGTGAGTGTTGGTTAA
- a CDS encoding ATP synthase subunit C translates to MILPGAVVLAAETAHGGGAPTDTISVYRAIGLGAAAAFAIAISVLGAGAAVGRIGSAALGAAAEKPELLTRSILFVALAEGLAVLGFAIAMMLIQKI, encoded by the coding sequence ATGATACTGCCTGGTGCTGTAGTTTTAGCGGCAGAAACTGCGCATGGCGGCGGTGCCCCTACTGACACGATATCAGTGTACAGAGCCATCGGCTTGGGCGCGGCTGCAGCTTTTGCCATCGCCATAAGCGTTCTCGGCGCAGGCGCCGCCGTAGGAAGGATAGGGTCAGCGGCGCTCGGTGCGGCGGCGGAGAAACCGGAGCTTTTGACCCGCAGTATCCTCTTCGTGGCATTGGCAGAGGGACTTGCAGTGCTGGGCTTTGCTATCGCTATGATGCTGATACAAAAGATATAA